Proteins encoded within one genomic window of Micromonospora halotolerans:
- a CDS encoding glyoxalase → MIHHVLLACPRGSEEISRSFYAGLLGLVEKAKPPALAARGGCWFTGYGVELHLGVEDDFRPARKAHPALLRPDLDRLAGRLDAAGHPVTWGDEEIPGMRRFHTYDPHGNRLEFLAPAG, encoded by the coding sequence ATGATCCATCACGTCCTGCTCGCCTGCCCACGCGGCTCCGAGGAAATCTCCCGGTCGTTCTACGCCGGCCTGCTCGGCCTGGTCGAGAAGGCGAAACCGCCGGCCCTCGCCGCCCGCGGCGGTTGCTGGTTCACCGGGTACGGCGTCGAGCTGCACCTGGGCGTCGAGGACGACTTCCGCCCCGCCCGCAAGGCCCACCCGGCACTGCTCCGCCCCGACCTGGACCGGCTCGCCGGCCGCCTCGACGCCGCGGGCCACCCCGTGACCTGGGGCGACGAGGAGATTCCCGGCATGCGGCGGTTCCACACGTACGACCCGCACGGCAACCGGCTGGAGTTCCTGGCACCCGCCGGCTGA
- a CDS encoding DedA family protein, with protein MVDVQHWLSALPPGVLYLIVAGVIGVESMGIPLPGEIVLVSSALLAAAGVVEPEWVATAAAVGAIVGDSIGYAVGRRGGRPLLERLGRRFPKHLGPAQLARAEQSFARHGLWAVFFGRFVALLRILAGPLAGALHVPYRRFLVANAAGGLVWAFGTTYLLFSVGRAAEHWLKDISWAGLVLAVLAGLASTWWLRRRARHLEEVEATDEADEPVHAGDR; from the coding sequence GTGGTCGACGTCCAGCACTGGCTCTCCGCGCTGCCCCCCGGCGTGCTCTATCTGATCGTCGCCGGGGTGATCGGCGTGGAGAGCATGGGCATCCCGCTTCCCGGCGAGATCGTGCTGGTCAGCTCCGCGCTGCTGGCCGCCGCCGGGGTGGTCGAGCCGGAGTGGGTGGCCACCGCCGCCGCGGTCGGCGCGATCGTGGGGGACTCCATCGGGTACGCCGTGGGCCGCCGCGGCGGGCGGCCGCTGCTCGAACGGCTGGGCCGGCGCTTCCCGAAACACCTCGGCCCGGCGCAACTCGCCCGCGCCGAGCAGAGCTTCGCCCGGCACGGTCTCTGGGCGGTCTTCTTCGGGCGGTTCGTCGCCCTGCTCCGCATCCTCGCCGGCCCGTTGGCCGGGGCGCTGCACGTGCCGTACCGCCGGTTCCTGGTGGCCAACGCGGCCGGCGGCCTGGTCTGGGCCTTCGGCACGACGTACCTGCTCTTCTCCGTGGGCCGCGCGGCCGAGCACTGGCTCAAGGACATCTCCTGGGCCGGCCTGGTCCTCGCCGTGCTGGCCGGCCTGGCCAGCACCTGGTGGCTGCGCCGCCGCGCCCGGCACCTGGAAGAGGTCGAGGCGACCGACGAGGCCGACGAGCCGGTGCACGCGGGCGACCGCTGA
- a CDS encoding C39 family peptidase: protein MRTNTMLRNTVLTAAGFAATAGGIAGPAIAAHAAPAEKTTQVSTDRKGHGERELNVRYEAQPNFYYCGPAAARNAISVLGKNIDVDAMAKEMGTTENGTNSINDITPVLNKETGKHYRSVEIRDGKADDKQTDTLRADIVRTVDDGRAVVANIAGTTTDTDGNTHSFEGGHYISVVGYHDNGHTVTIADSADPNMASYRITVDNLADWIATRGYSAS from the coding sequence ATGCGTACCAACACCATGCTGCGGAACACCGTCCTGACCGCTGCCGGCTTCGCCGCCACCGCCGGTGGAATCGCCGGCCCCGCGATCGCCGCCCACGCCGCCCCGGCCGAGAAGACCACCCAGGTCAGCACCGACCGCAAGGGCCACGGCGAGCGCGAGCTGAACGTCCGCTACGAAGCCCAGCCCAACTTCTACTACTGCGGCCCCGCCGCCGCCCGTAACGCCATCAGCGTGCTCGGCAAGAACATCGACGTCGACGCCATGGCCAAGGAGATGGGCACCACCGAGAACGGCACCAACAGCATCAACGACATCACCCCGGTGCTGAACAAGGAGACCGGCAAGCACTACCGGTCGGTGGAGATCCGCGACGGTAAGGCCGACGACAAGCAGACCGACACCCTGCGCGCCGACATCGTGCGCACCGTCGACGACGGCCGCGCCGTGGTCGCCAACATCGCCGGCACCACCACCGACACCGACGGCAACACCCACTCCTTCGAAGGCGGCCACTACATCAGCGTCGTCGGCTACCACGACAACGGCCACACCGTCACCATCGCCGACAGCGCCGACCCGAACATGGCCTCCTACCGCATCACCGTCGACAACCTCGCCGACTGGATCGCCACCCGCGGCTACTCGGCCTCCTGA